Genomic segment of Bacteroidota bacterium:
GCTCGCAAAAAAAATCCCTGGCCGCCAAAAGACGGTGAAGCCATAGCCATACTACAAATGGCAAAGGGTTTGGCTGCAAATGGCAATAAAATTACCATTCTTTATATGAACACCCCCGAAACACCATTTTGATCCGGAAAAAATTAATCTGCTGGGGTTTGAAAATATAAGTTTTATTTGTGTTTGGGTGAATTCTAATGTAAAACCTTTGGGTGCCTTGGCTAATCTTGTTAAAAAAACTCCCTACCACACAGTACGATTTTTTAGCAGAGATTTTTTAACAAAACTCGTAACTCTGATCAAGGATCAAAATTTTGATATTATTCAGGCTGAGGGATTATACCTTATCCAATATTTTAATTCCATTTCCAAAAACGCTAAAACGAAATTCGTTTATAGAAGTCATAATAAGGAAGGAGAAATATGGAAAAATATCGCAGCAAATTCCAAAAACCCCTTCGAAAAATGGTATCTGAATTTACAGTCCAAAAAATTGTTAAAGTATGAAAATTTAATTGTTAAAGATCTGGACGCCATTGTTCCCATTTCATTAACAGATACTGTTTTTTATAAAAATATTTCGGATAAATATCAGGTGCATTATTCTCCAACGGGAATTGATATTGAAAATATTCCCGACAACTATAAAGACGTAAAAGAAAACGATCTTTATTTTATAGGTGGGTTGGACTGGCTTCCGAATACCGAGGGATTATTATGGTTCATAAATAAAATTTTTCCTGCCATAAAAAATTATTTCCGGATATTCAATTTCACATCGCAGGTAGAAATGCGCCAACCTGGCTCGGAGAAAAATCTTTTAAAGTGGAAGGAATAGAATTTCATGGAGAGGTGTCGAATGCTTTTGAATTTATTCAGGATAAATTTATCTGTATTGTTCCCCTCTTATCCGGCAGTGGTATGAAACTTAAGATCATGGAAGCCATGGCCATGGGAAAACCCGTAATCACTACTTTTAAAGGCGCTGAGGGCATGCCTGCCGGGGTGGATGAACATATTTCAATTGCAATTTCAGATACTGAATTTATTCGCAAATTAAGCGATCTTATACTTAATAAAACAGATACAATTCAAAAAGCTAAAGCAGCAAAACATTTTGTAATTCAACACCTTAATAATAAAACACTTACTAAACAATTAACTCAATTTTATACCAATTTATAAATGTTGATCTGGCAAATTATATTCTGGTTTTGTGTGCTGTGTTTGATGCATAGTTATATTTTTTATCCATTGATATTAAATATACTTTCTGGTAATAAAAAAATAATTGCACCCCAAATTTCAGAACCTGATCAACCGATGGTGAGTGTAATTATGTCGGTATACAATGAGGAAAAGGTGCTGGAGAAAAAGATCAAAACTGTTTTTTCCACTAGTTATCCTTCCAATAAACTTGAATTGGTAATTGGGTCTGATGGTTCCACAGATAATACTGACAGTATCATCGAAAAATTTATTCAGGAAGGTTATAAAATCCGGTTTAAAAAATTTGGGGGGAGAAGCGGAAAATCCAATATTATAAATGCATTGATACCGGAGGTAAAAGGACGGATTTTTTATTCTCACCGATGCAAATATTTTGTTCGATGAAAACACTATTCCTTTTTTAGTGAGGCATTTTAAAAATGAAAAAATAGGCCTTGTGGGTGCCAATGTGATCAATACAGGTTTACAGAAAGAGGGCATTTCTTTTCAGGAGGAATCCTACATCCGCAGAGAAAATAAAATAAAATATCAGGAGGGATTGATATGGGGAACTATGATGGGCGCTTTTGGTGCCTGTTATGCAATTCGGGCAGAACTTTTTGGAAAGATCCCGCAAAATTTTTTGATGGAAGATTTTTACATCACCTTGGGAGTAATTCGGTCTAAAAATTGTCTATAAGTGATCCGGAGGCTAAAGTGTATGAAGATGTTTCTAATCTTGTGCAGGAGGAGTTTAAAGAAAAATCCGTATTTCTGCCGGAAATTTTCAGAATCTCGGTGTTTATTACGGGCTACTTAAAAATCCTTTCAGCGGAGCCGGATTCAGTTTTTTATCCCACAAGGTTTTGCGGTGGAAAGGCCCGTTCTTTCTGATAGTTGCCCTCATTTCCACTGCCTTTTTAATGGAGCAGAACTTATTTTATAAAATTCTGTTCTTTTTGCAATTGCTGGGATTTATTTCCCCCCTTATCGACAGGCTGTTCA
This window contains:
- a CDS encoding glycosyltransferase is translated as MQFHIAGRNAPTWLGEKSFKVEGIEFHGEVSNAFEFIQDKFICIVPLLSGSGMKLKIMEAMAMGKPVITTFKGAEGMPAGVDEHISIAISDTEFIRKLSDLILNKTDTIQKAKAAKHFVIQHLNNKTLTKQLTQFYTNL
- a CDS encoding glycosyltransferase, producing the protein MLIWQIIFWFCVLCLMHSYIFYPLILNILSGNKKIIAPQISEPDQPMVSVIMSVYNEEKVLEKKIKTVFSTSYPSNKLELVIGSDGSTDNTDSIIEKFIQEGYKIRFKKFGGRSGKSNIINALIPEVKGRIFYSHRCKYFVR